CGCCGCGGCTCTGGATGCCGAACAGGTCGTTGAGGACCGAGACCACCAGGTTGTGGTGGAGGTACCGGCCGCCGGGGCGGCGGATCACGAAGGAGACGATCGAGAGCCGCTCGGCGTCCGGGTTGCCGAGCACCTCGATGGCCGGGTGGTCGGCCCACGCGGTGACCGCGCGGCGCAGGAAGTCCTCCTCGTGCGCGCGGATCGTCGCCACGCCGACCGCGTCCTTGAGCGCGAAGACCAGCCCGGCGCGGATCGACTCCACGATGGCCGGGGTGCCGCCCTCCTCCCGGTGGGCGGGGTCGGTGACGTAGCGGTGCTCGGTCGGGTTGACGTAGGACACCGTCCCGCCGCCGACCACGTCGGGCACCGAGTTGGTCAGCAGCCGTCGGCTCACGGCCAGGACGCCGGGCGTCCCGGGGCCTCCGATGAACTTGTGAGGGGGAGAGGAACACCGCGTCCTTGCGGGCCAGCGGGTCGCCGGGCGGATTCATCTCGATCTCGACGTACGGCGCGCAGGCGGCGAAGTCCCACAGGGCCAGCGCGCCGTGCTCGTGCAGGAGCCGGGTGATGGCGTGGGTGTCGGTGACGATCCCGGTGACGTTGGAGGCGGCCGAGAACGCGCCGACCTTGAGCGGGCGGTCGGCGTACCGCTCCAGCTCGGCGGCCAGCTGCGCCTGGTCCACGTGCCCGTCGGCGTCCTCGTGGATGGTGACCACGTCGGCCAGGGACTCGCGCCAGGGCAGCTCGTTGGAGTGGTGCTCGTAGGGGCCGATGAAGACGACCGGTCGCTCGTGCGGCGCGATCGCGGCCGAGAGGCGGTGGCGCCGGTCCAGGTCGGCGGGCAGCCGGATCCCGAGGATCCCGACCAGCTTGTCGATGGCGGCGGTCGTCCCGCTGCCGCAGAAGATCACCACGGTGTCGTCGTCGCCGCCCACGGACCGGTGGATCTGCGCCCGCGCGTCCTCGCGCAGCCGGGTCGTCTGCAGCCCGGTGCCGCTGCTCTCGGTGTGGGTGTTGGCGTAGCGCGGCAGCACCTCGTCGCGGATGAAGTCCTCGATGAAGGACAGCGCCCGCCCGCTCGCGGTGTAGTCGGCGTAGGTCACCCGCCGCGGGCCGAACGGCCCGTGCATCAGCTGGTCGTCGCCGATCACCGACTCGCGGACCCGCCGCAGGATCGGGGGGTCCTCGAGGGCAGGGTCACGCGGTGGAACTGCACCCATGCGCCGGACCCTAGCCCTCCCGGGACGGCGGGCCGTAGCTCGTGCAGACCCAGCCGTCGGCGTCGACGACCAGCTCGACGGTGTCGCAGTTGTCCAGCGGTGCGCGCTCGACGTCCATCCGGGCCAGCACCGGCACCCCGATCCGGATGATCCCGCCGTGGGCGACGACGAGCGAGGTCTCGCCCGGGCGGGCCCCGGCCACCTCCCGCAGCACCGCGCCGAACCGGGCCGCGACCTGGTGGCCGGTCTCGCCGCCGGGCACGCCGGGCTCGAGGTCGCCGGCCATCCAGCGGTCCCAGACCGCGACCCACTCCTCGACGCCGACGTGCTCCTCCAGCGAGCCGGACTCGACCTCGCGCAGGTCGATCCGGGTGGTGACCGCGACACCCAGCCGGGCCGCGACGATCTCGCCGGTCTGCACGGCGCGGGACAGGGTCGAGGTCCACACGTGGGTGATCCCGCGGTCGGCGAGCGAGTCCGCCAGCGCGGCCGCCTGACGCCGCCCGAGCTCGGTGAGCGAGCCGCCCTCGTCGTCCCACTCCGAGCGCTCGTACTCCGCCTCGCCGTGCCGGGCCACCACGACCGCCGTCCTCATGCGTCCGGTCCCCACCGGGTGCACGCCCACCCCTCGGCGTCGGCGGTCACCTCGACGGTGTCGCCGTTGCCGAGCCTCCGCTGCTCCACCAGCAGCCGGGCCGCGGCCGGGACCCCGAGGCCGATCGCGCCGCCGTGCGAGACCACCAGCACCGTCTCGCCCGGGTGGGCGTCGGCGACCTCGCGCAGGACGGCCGTCACGCGCTCGGCGATCTCCCGGCCGGTCTCGCCGCCGGGCACACGGGTGTCGACGCGGCCCTCGCGCCACCCGAGGTAGGTCTCGACGAACGGGTCCTCGGCGCGCGGCACGCCGGCGTGCTCGCCGACCCCGAACTCCCGCAGCCCCTCGCGGGTGGTCACCTCGACGCCGAGGACCGCGGCGGCCAGCTCGGCGGTCTGCACCGCGCGGGCCATCGTGCTGCACCAGACGTGGGCGATGCGCCGACCGCGCAGCGACTCGCCCAGCTGCGTCGCCTGCCGGCGGCCCAGGGCGGTGAGGCTGCCGCCGTGGTCGCCCCAGAGCGCGGACTCGTACGCCGCCTCGCCGTGCCGGGCGACGACCAGCGTGGTCGGGCACTGCAGCGCGCTCACGGTCGGGTCCCGGCGATCCGGTCCACGACGAGCCGTGGCACCAGGTGGTCGTCGTCGCCGGTGGACCAGTGCGGGAAGTCGAAGACGGCCAGCATCAGCTGGAGCGGGTACGTCGGGGGCCGGGCACAGCGGCGCAGCACGGTGCCGTCCACGGTGAAGACCGCCTCGTCGGCGTCCCAGTCCACGGCGTACACGTGCGGCTCGACCACGTCGATCGACACCCGCGGTGCGGCGAAGTCCTGGGTCAGGGCGGGGTCGCGGAAGGCCTTGATGCCCACGCCGACCTCCGCGGACGGCTCGTCGACGGGGCCGAGGTCGCGGCCGAACACCTCGAAGACGCAGAGCTCGCCGCACTGCTCCTGGGCCTCGTCGTCCTCGAACCCGCTCAGCCACAGCGCGGCCATCGAGCGCGGGGAGAGGTCCATGCGGGCCGACACCTCGACCCGCCCGGAGCGGGGGAGCCACCCCTCGAACCGCGCCTGCTCCTCGCGCACCACCTGTCCCTCGCGGAACCGCTGCTGGCCCCGGGTCGAGCCCGCCGGGCCGGACCAGCTGCCCGACTGCAGGCCGGACACCCGCAGCGGAGGGTCGTGGTCGCCCTCGCACCACAGCGGGTGCTCGGGCGGAATGTCGAGGACCAGCGCGGCGTTCTCCAACCGGTGGCTCGCGCGCGTCTGCGCCGCCGACGACCAGGCCGGCAGGTAGTTCGGGAGCCAGGTCTCGGGGTCGAGTCCGGGACCGGTGAAGCGGTCCTCGAACCACCCCGGTCCAGCGGGAGCGTCAGCAGCGCCGGCGGCCATGGGCCGACGGTAGTGCCGCCCGGTGGGTTCGGGGAACGACCGCAGGAGCGGTAGGGTTGACCCTTGGTGGCGAGCGAACCGGTCCGGACCTGTGTCGGATGTCGATCCCGAGCCGCCAAGCGTGAGCTGGTGCGGGTGACCGTCGGCTCGGATGCGCACGGCCGCCCGGCCGTCGTGCCCGATCCGCAGGGAACCGCACCCGGGCGGGGGGCGCACCTGCACCCCACGACCGAGTGCTACGAGCTCGCCGTGCGCAAGAAGGCCTTCGGCCGAGCCCTCCGTTGGAGTGGTCCGGGAGGGCTGGAGAGCGTGGCGGTGCGCGAGTACGTCACCGGCCCGCCGCACGCAGCACCGCACGAGACACAGACCGATCATCAGCGAGAAGAAGGCTGGAGCAGCAGCTCATGAGCACTCGATGAGTCACTCCCGATGAGTTTGCACCACCACTAGCGCTGCCAGCACCCGGACCGGGTCTGGTGGCCAGTCAAGGAGAAACGTGGCCAAGACCCGAGTTCACGAACTCGCGAAGAAGTACAACGTCGAGAGCAAGTTCGTTCTCGAGAAGCTCAAGGAGATGGGCGAGTTCGTCAAGTCGCCCTCTTCCACCGTCGAGCTCCCCGTCGAGAAGCGGTTCGAGAAGGAGTACGGCGAGCAGCTGAAGGCTGCCGCCACCTCCGCGCCCGCCGCCGAGGAGAAGCCGGCCGCCAAGAAGGCCGCGCCGGCGAAGAAGGCGGCCGCCCCGTCCGCTGACGAGCCCGCGGCCTCCAACGGCGCGTCGAACGGCACGTCGAACGGCGCCGTCGTCGTCGAGGCTCCGGCCGCCCCCGAGGCGACCTCCGCCCCGGCCGCGCCCGCGGCACCGACCGCGACGCCGCGCCCGCCGGGTGCCCCGTCGCGCCCCGAGCGCACCGAGACCCCGGAGCCGCCGGCCGAGCCGGAGGCTCCCGCCGCGTCGGCCTCGCCGTCGCCCTCGTCGACGGCTCCCAAGCCGCCGGCCCCGCGCCCGGTCGGCCGCCCCGGCTCCCCGCGCCCGGGCAACAACCCGTTCGCGTCCAGCCAGGGCATGGGCTCGCGCCCCGCGCCGCGTCCGCCGGCCGAGGCCGGCGCCGCCGACGGTGCCGAGGCGCAGCGTCCGCCGCGCCCGCCGGCCCCCGGTGGTCGTCCCGGCATGCCGCGCCCCAACCCGGCGATGATGCCCAAGTCCCCGGCCGCGTTCGGCGCCGGTCCCGGCGGCCGTGGTCCCGGTGGCCCCGGTCGCGGTGGCCCGGGTGGACCCGGTCGCCCCGGCGGCCCCGGTCGCCCCGGTGCTCCTGGCCGTGGCGGCCCCGGTGGCGGTGTCGGCGCGGGTGCGCCGGGTCGCCCCGGCGGCTTCGCCGGTCGCCCCGGTGGCGGTGGCCGTCCCGGTCAGCGTGGCCAGACCCAGGGTGCCTTCGGGCGTCCGGGCGGCCCGTCGCGCCGTGGCCGCAAGTCGAAGCGGGCGCGTCGTCAGGAGTTCGAGGCCATGCAGGCCCCGACGATCGGCGGCGTGCGCGTCCGCAAGGGCGACGGCGAGACCGTCCGCCTGCCGCGTGGCGCGAGCCTGACCGACTTCGCCGAGCGGATCGGCGTCGACGCCGCGCAGCTGGTGCAGATGCTGTTCAGCCTCGGTGAGATGGTCACGGCGACCGAGTCGGTCAACGACGCGGTGCTCGAGCTGCTCGGTGAGGAGCTCAACTACAACGTCGAGGTCGTCTCGCCCGAGGACGAGGACCGCGAGCTGCTCGAGTCCTTCGACATCGAGTTCGGCGAGGACGAGGGCGACGAGTCCGACCTGGTCCTGCGGCCCCCGGTCGTCACGGTCATGGGTCACGTCGACCACGGCAAGACCAAGCTGCTCGACGCGCTGCGCGACGCCAACGTGGTGGACAAAGAGGCCGGTGGCATCACCCAGCACAT
This genomic window from Nocardioides anomalus contains:
- a CDS encoding histidine phosphatase family protein, with amino-acid sequence MRTAVVVARHGEAEYERSEWDDEGGSLTELGRRQAAALADSLADRGITHVWTSTLSRAVQTGEIVAARLGVAVTTRIDLREVESGSLEEHVGVEEWVAVWDRWMAGDLEPGVPGGETGHQVAARFGAVLREVAGARPGETSLVVAHGGIIRIGVPVLARMDVERAPLDNCDTVELVVDADGWVCTSYGPPSREG
- a CDS encoding histidine phosphatase family protein — its product is MSALQCPTTLVVARHGEAAYESALWGDHGGSLTALGRRQATQLGESLRGRRIAHVWCSTMARAVQTAELAAAVLGVEVTTREGLREFGVGEHAGVPRAEDPFVETYLGWREGRVDTRVPGGETGREIAERVTAVLREVADAHPGETVLVVSHGGAIGLGVPAAARLLVEQRRLGNGDTVEVTADAEGWACTRWGPDA
- a CDS encoding glycoside hydrolase family 16 protein; this translates as MAAGAADAPAGPGWFEDRFTGPGLDPETWLPNYLPAWSSAAQTRASHRLENAALVLDIPPEHPLWCEGDHDPPLRVSGLQSGSWSGPAGSTRGQQRFREGQVVREEQARFEGWLPRSGRVEVSARMDLSPRSMAALWLSGFEDDEAQEQCGELCVFEVFGRDLGPVDEPSAEVGVGIKAFRDPALTQDFAAPRVSIDVVEPHVYAVDWDADEAVFTVDGTVLRRCARPPTYPLQLMLAVFDFPHWSTGDDDHLVPRLVVDRIAGTRP
- a CDS encoding YlxR family protein; translated protein: MRVTVGSDAHGRPAVVPDPQGTAPGRGAHLHPTTECYELAVRKKAFGRALRWSGPGGLESVAVREYVTGPPHAAPHETQTDHQREEGWSSSS
- the infB gene encoding translation initiation factor IF-2, producing the protein MAKTRVHELAKKYNVESKFVLEKLKEMGEFVKSPSSTVELPVEKRFEKEYGEQLKAAATSAPAAEEKPAAKKAAPAKKAAAPSADEPAASNGASNGTSNGAVVVEAPAAPEATSAPAAPAAPTATPRPPGAPSRPERTETPEPPAEPEAPAASASPSPSSTAPKPPAPRPVGRPGSPRPGNNPFASSQGMGSRPAPRPPAEAGAADGAEAQRPPRPPAPGGRPGMPRPNPAMMPKSPAAFGAGPGGRGPGGPGRGGPGGPGRPGGPGRPGAPGRGGPGGGVGAGAPGRPGGFAGRPGGGGRPGQRGQTQGAFGRPGGPSRRGRKSKRARRQEFEAMQAPTIGGVRVRKGDGETVRLPRGASLTDFAERIGVDAAQLVQMLFSLGEMVTATESVNDAVLELLGEELNYNVEVVSPEDEDRELLESFDIEFGEDEGDESDLVLRPPVVTVMGHVDHGKTKLLDALRDANVVDKEAGGITQHIGAYQVTADVDGNERRITFIDTPGHEAFTAMRARGSQQSDIAVLVVAADDGVMPQTVEALNHAKAAGVPIVVAVNKIDKPDADPTKVRGQLTEYGLVPEEYGGDAMFVDVSAKSHLNLDKLLEAIVLTADASLDLRANPTQDAQGIVVEAHLDRGRGPVATVLVQRGTLRVGDSIVAGAGYGRVRAMLDEYGQNIEAADPGRPAMVLGLTAVPGAGQTFIVVEDDRMARQIAEKRESRERAAMQAKRRVRRTLEDFMASMEKGAENQELNLILKGDVSGSVEALEDALAQLDVGDDVGIRVIDRGVGAITETNVDLAAASDAIIIGFNVRPQGKATELAEREGVEIRYYSVIYQAIDEIEAALKGMLKPEYEESTLGQAEIRAIFRSSRIGNIAGCMVTSGVIRRNAKVRVVRDGNVVADNLDLASLKREKDDASEVREGFECGLVLRNFQDIREGDVVEAFEMREIPRG